aaaataattttagaattgGCGTTCGATCAACACATCTTCTCCGTACAAATCAcataatttttgacatttttactCTTATCATAGTAAAACtgtaaaatttccgaaaaactGTTTTCGATCTACTATATTCAATAGGGCACCAGACAAAAAGTATTCCAAAAGATTTACGAAGAATTTTTTGGGCAAACAAGCCTTATTATACGTATATCAGCTGGTCAAATATACTTATAACGGTAAAAGTTGCCTTCAATGAGATCAACTGTTGTTATCAGacgaaattacttagtgaacgaccAGTATATTAAATGGAAGAGTAGGAATTCATggcaaatagaaataaatataaacttgTTAAATCAGCTCCGAAAgagttaaatgtacatatgtaagcctTTCAGCCACTACAGTTCAAATTATACCAACGCCTCTGGTAGTCTAATCAaatgagtatgtacatatgtatgtataaacatttgAATATGCATATGGTAGGTGTGTAGGTGTATAATGCTAATGTGTAAATGCGCAGAATGCTAGGTATTTTTATCAGGTGAAGGagttttaaacatacatatgtaaatattttgtttactaaTTATTACAATGTTTGACTCAGCATGTTATTGTTTACACAGAATTTACAGGATTTTTGTAGTTAAAggaatgaatatttaaaagattatgtGATTGCTTGGTTAAAGCTTTTCTTCGTATTGGAAAAGTGGTGGAATGAAATTCCgacaattaaataataaagatAACACTGAGATAGAGAAAACGCTGGGCAGGCAAAAAAGTAGTAGGATTCCAGTGAAGTTTAGCGAAAGGTAGCTGTTTTCTGCTGGGAAATTCAAGGCTAGACATTTGCATTAATTTCCATGAAtggctttattatttttcagagaattcataaatattttaagaagatcattgtttgataaaattatttttgaatggaAAAATATTGTGATAccaaaattcattaatattacAATGACACTGAGTGAAGAGAACCCACTATTCGTAAGTGGTTTGATAAATTCTGTTAGGATCGCCCTAACATCCATCAGCGAAAGCCAAGAAAGCTgtggatttccaaaaaatgctgGATGGAAACATCATCCAATCTTAAAACTCTTAGGTTCGCCGCAGgcatgtaaataattaaatacaaaatggAAATTCAAGTCAAGTAAAAAGTCAAATTTTAAAAGCTGGTGGTGTTCTCTCAGAGAGTTTTCAAAACGAAATCGCGCAAACTTTAttttagaagaagaagaaagagctGTTGCATCAAATGATGAGCAAATGTTTTTTTGGAAGAAGAAGACGAAAGAGCTGTTGCATCAAGGCAATGTACTGTGGTATAAATCAACGAAAGGAATGACAAAATTGCATGAATTCTACTTCGAATTAATTCAGCACTTAAAGTTTTTGATACTACCTCCAGCTAATTTTTACGTTATCAAATGTTATTACGATTCGTTCATTCTGAACGCAAAGCCACTACACAAGTCTAGTAAACTGTCTAGACAGTAAGATCTAGCTTTTagtcaaacatacatatgtacttccatACTAGACCTACCTATCTGCGTTCTGGCCACAGCGTAATCATCGGAAACTGTAAAGTCGATAGGCTTGCAAAAAAGGTCCATCCAAATCCTATTAGGATGGGATAAAAGCTGGTGGTCCTCTGTTTTCTGTTTCTATAGTCTGCAAGTTTAGCAACCGATAATCAAACCAGTACATTTCGAAACCCCACAATGACAGGTGCTCTAACTGGATACTGGCCTATTGTTACTCACGTGATAAGGCTAATAATTTTGGAGAACCCAACTTGTCAAAGGTTCATAGAAGAGGATGAAGTAGGAACTTTTTGTTCCATTGACCagctggaattgatattagccGCCTTTATAATTTTGGGACACAGTCAAGGCGCTTTCCCAGAATGCAACGGGCTTTTTTATCCATAACTAGAAGGCATCGCAACGTATTTACCTAACCTTCCTTACCGAAAAGTCATTAACATATTCGCAGGAAAGAAATTGTAACTCAATATGGTATTGAAAAGTTGGAAGAGACTCAGCGGGTTGAAGAATAACATTGAATTCTGTGGAAAAAATGTAAGCGATATGGGCTATTCAGACAGTCTTGTATGTCATTCGTCAAATTTATATCCTCACAATCATTGTACATTGAACTTTTTTATCCTAATTGAGATTCCTTGAAGATGAGGTAGAATAATGACTTTAGATTTGCGATCCTCTTTctttaacattaattaaaatgtgatgttttatttatatttaacattatATTTAGCATCTCATTTAATCAGTCAATACCAACgaaaaatactaataaacaaCCTACATACAAAGTACCAGAAGTCAAGttcatttattattacaatattagAAACAAAACAACACCTATAAATACACATTGGTAAATGAAATAAGAAGGAATAACTACTTGAGCACAGAAAAATGTCAATATTGTTATTACATGCAGCTGATTTACACCTGCTATTATTTAACCGCACACTGTACGTAACATCTGCATATGCATCATGGATGCACTTTCAGGCTGCTCAACCACATGTTCACGTTTTTTGTGACGCTGTAAGGTGGCATCAGCTGTTTGCAACGCATAACGCCCACACAAAGCAGCGTTGCAGCGTCATATCCTCAGCAGCAGACATTATCGTACCTTAAACGTCATTATGGCGACATAACAGGAGCTGCCATAAACATTTCATCACATGCGCCACATATCCACGTAAAtgcatgcgtatgtgtgtatgtgtgaatttAACATGTTAACATTCATCGGCCCTCTTTTGCAAAGTCAAAGCCGACGCTACGGTTGACGCAGGCACCAGCTTCGACGCAAGCGCAGTTGCTATTTCAAGGGAATGTTTGTGAGGTAGGACGGCAGAAGTGCGAAAagcataaattaatttcttgttgTCAGTGATTTCTTTTGCAGTTAAGAATAACAGTTTTTCAAGACCGACGCCAAGCCACGTCTGCGAAATAACTAGCATCCAGCCATGATAGTGGACCACCCAGgcaagccaacaacaaaaagcattaTCAAATGTTATTTGCGGCGCCTACTTAGATTTCCTAGGCATGTGCACTTTGTCAAGATGCAGAGCTTGGACATATGATGTTATGGCACGCTTTCATAAGCGCGGTAttacttttgtatatattagCGAGCTAATTGAAACTTGTTGGTTTAGCGTTTGGTGCATTAAAATGCTTACTGCACTAGGCAAGGAACGCGCCATGAATGCAGTTTAGAGCTATGTAGAAACTGAAGACGGAGATTTTGTCGTGCTTGATGCTTCTTTAAATTGGTATTTATAAcctttttgataataatatcaAGTGAAGATCAATTCAAATCTTTTTAAAGTCTCTTAGGGTTTCATCGAAGATTGTGCAGGAATTTCTTGTTTTACAGGGAAGTAaaaggactgagtcgatttaaaaaaaatgttgaaccaatcgttacaattctttaacaactttcaaaataggctctttctgcgtcgatgcagcactGCCAGCGCTATTTCCAAACATTGaaagcgtcacggaaggcatccTCCGGAAAAGCCTTGAGAGCCACGGTGCATGCAATGTCCAGGGGGAACAAATTCATGTTGGACGAtacctttgatgtcaaaaaagacaatgagcatcgtttttcacggtcttcatcagcgacctcttcccggcccgtcaaaaaggcctggtgccaccgaaacagaccacttcttgctaaagcaacatatGGGTGaacctgcttgatcatatcaaacgtctctgtcgcagatttaccgagtttcacacagaatttaatcgtgtACCTCTGCTCTATAACGCTGAATTTTCGGCTAGCGCctctcacagaaacacgtcgcgggaaaatgtttgtcctgactctccaggtgctcgagACTACTGTCCAGCCACTCGtgcgttagctaggaacgccctctaccgaatccagtcagtgCACGGACGCTCCGAAGTATAGTCGCGGCGGAAggaaatcagtcctattactttccggacaaaccctgaaATTATATAATTCGTCTCGAATGTAATTTGTGTTCAACCCCAATCCTGActtctttacttttattttgccACATCTTATGCCGCCGCATGTGGCAAGTGGCACAGCATGAGGTACCTACATTTATATACAGactgcatatgtatttacatatacttatgtatgtatataaacctaTTATACTGATATAAAAAGCACCACATGTAGCCGCTTTTACGCACACGTGCGAGTGGAAGattctttttattattgaaaattatgcaCACGTGACGTAGTCAAAAAAGGACGTGGCTTTCCATGTTCTTTCAAGCAAATTGCCTCTACACTATAGAACTGATCCACGCTGCACTTTCAATACACCTCTCATAATCACTTTTTGATAAAGCTTTGTGTACTTCTAGCCATAACGTTTAGTCCCTTGGTAAAAAATGTTCGAAGTTACTTGGGTCTCTTCAGTTTTCAGTTACAAAAACTTTCCTAATAATTCTAGCTCTAAAATCGTAGAAGATTATGTTAGGTTAAGAAGTCAATCTTAGCAGGTATCTCACTTGATATCAAAACGACTATATTAGACCCTCAttaatcgacaaagcgctttgagcctatcacaaattGGTTAAAGCGTCTGTAAAACTAAGGGAGATATTTCAACATCAGTCCTGCAAAGGCCGCATAATGAAGGAAAAGTGTATGGGAGTTTCCACCGCACCGTATTTCATACAATTGCGTTCGATAAGATTTTTAACCTTACCGCATGAATGCTTATTGGACCATGTCTTACGATTGCGGTTAGATGAATTTAGCTAAGAGCTAAATTCAGTAGATCACCTGCGTTTCACTCTAGGCTGAACGGATCATGCAGTCGCACAGAAGTTGGTCGTCGACAATTGCTAAGCACACGTAAGCTCCGTAGGTCCATAACTAGAACGCAAAATGACAATAGAGATCCAGCTCATTCCCACTTCGTTGTAAGCGAGACATGGGTGTCCTCTCTGGCTAGTTAATCGGCTTTACAGCTACCAGCCATTTCGTTTGACCAAACACCCAAACGAGTCTGAGTTAAACCGTAGAAACTAAACTAAAATAACTGAGAAATTTCTAAAGAACTTAGTGCAAAAAGCTCTAAACACCACTTGTAGAATAAAGGAAAacatcatattttgaaaaatttcaactgATTAtgatctaaaatattaatattaaacatAGTTTCTTGAATACCGGTTTatcacttataaaaaataatgaagagtaggaataagtatgtacattgtacGTATGCAGTATGCAAAATAGTTTCAGATTATCATTATATGAGAAGaagcaataaatattatatctTACAAAAACGTGGAACTTTTAGAAAAGATAAAAAtggcttttttttaattctaaatatTGTTAATTAATGTATACCATATGcagatattaataaatttttttctatcacAAATCGGCTTTCATTACTCTTAGCATTGCTTTAATTTCACAACATACTGGTTGGCGCTGCGATAGCAGGCAGTAAGCAACGCGCTACTTAAGAATAAGGTGTGATGAATGAATAATCAGTAGCGCGGCAGTGGGGATAAagattaatacatatgtatttaacatTATCGGCATGCAAAAATACTATTGTACCTGCATACGTCACTGccacttttttttgttaaattttgttgtaatcAGTAGTTTTTAGCAGACATATGCGCTGTTGTTATGTTATTGATTTTGCCCAAACgatttacatatacaagtacatatgttcGGCTATGGAGTAGAACagcaataacatcaaagaaGCCAAAATTAACAGTGGCGGCTTTCAAATCATTTAGAGCTGGCTAATTTTGCGGAAATAATTATATgaattgttaaaataatttgcgAGCTCTGTAATTGCTACGCAGCGCCAGACAAAACGACATCGTTGACAATGCCAAcgaaaacgacaacaacaacaggtatGCGTGTTACCCCCGACAACGTGTTGGTTGTTATTGTATTACAAAAATGCTATGACACCTTTTTCTTTGTGATTTCATAAtcaataatgattttcgtttgcTTTATCACAAGAACACTTTAACTCCGCTGTCTAGAAACTCCTTTCACAGCAATCAGCAATCAGCAACACAACATTATACAAATTATGAAACCCaattaatcataaaaatatgcaaataaaagcaaattatctttaaatattctacatatgtatatataacaaatGTACACTAACAAAAGCTGCAGAGCACACAACTGATAGGTGAGGGTGGGCAGCTGCGTGCTGTGGCGAATGGATGACTGCATGGAACgtctaaatattatttgtttaacgAGTTTGCTTAGATTTTAATAGACATCGAAACGTTAAGATTGCATAAACTGAACATACGTACGAAACTTATAATTcttatttatgtaatatttatgtatatgtataacaattTGCTTAACAAATTCTACACTGTAAAACTCACATCTCTTCCAGACAACTTTAGTCGCGGTAACAGCGCGAACTTGAAGTTTACTCCAGACTTCATTGACTTGAGATTTTTGACTGAGCAGCGCTGAGTGCAGAAAAGCAAAGCGAAGTCCACCAAAGAGCCAGGCAATTACAGTCTAGCCTACCCACCCAACGGCTTGCCGACTGCTATGTGGACGCAGACGCAAAGGCAAAAGCAGACAAGTGCTACACTAAagacacataagtatgtatgtacgacaGCACGCACGATGTCTGCAAAGGCAGCACAGGAGACGGCAAAGTGGCCAACTAGCGAAGGCGTTGAATAAGTTTCAGTCAAACGTTTGCTGCAGACTGCAACTTAAACACTCACTATCGTTTAGTTTAACTAGCATACACAACACACGATTTGCACAATATACACAAATAACTTTTAATGATTAAAAACTCAGTTAATCTCTTcgaaataattaattacttttcatTTTACATCTATGCACAGAGAAATGGCGGAATTAACTGATGCTGCTGTCAGTATGCATATTTATGCTTGCACGCCTGCATTGCTGTCATTTACTGCGCATGTCCCGTTAAATGTCATTTTTACAGTATTTCATATGTTAGCGCAATAAAAACTGACGTGCAATTGGTTGAAGCTCTGCTAAAGTCGACATTGTTTTCATTATAACTGggttcattgttgtttttggttggGTTAGTGTGGGTGGCGACGCGgcacaaattcaaaaaaactaatattagCGCCATCTGACGTCCAATTTGAGTTATTCAGGGTAAAAAAGCAAGTGTATACAGATTAGAGTTAAGTTTATACAACAATTTTACTTCACAACCGGAAGAATTTAACATACTTTGATGTCCGTTACTGGCGTAGCTTGATAGCGAACGCCTAAAATTATGCCCTGAATATCACTgttatatatgaatttattcgTTTTTAATAACAGCAGAGAATGTTAATAAATAGATAATAACAGAGAATGTTAATAAATAGAGAAGGCACAAACTGTAGACACAAACGGAAGGCGGCACTGTTAGATGGATGtaccaaaatgtaaattattatgaGGGAACATTGAAAAGGGGCAAGTTCGAAAATGAAATTACACCACGGCACGaacgtgcatacatacatacatatgcatgcccAGATGTTCTTTGgcataaatatcaacaaaaattaaagaaacaacaagaaaattaattcaattaattgaaGAAAATGTAAATAGCATTCGAGCAAGCTTAAATCAGAAATTGAAGTGTTCTCTGATGTTCATTTCCGAAACGAAAAGTGGCAACGTTGAGCTAGTCgaataacaacattttttttatcatcaTCATACTATATATgccattaaataatattttttttataaaattgacaTTTGTATGAACTCCTTTATTACTTCCATATGTTCTAAGCCACACTTCATATAGTGGTTTTATAAGTTTACTATAAGCTTTTATAGTTAGGATTATAATACATTGATTTTGATGATTTGTATCGGTAATTCATGCGCATCGATAATTCATTTAAGAATATTCGTTGTTTCTTTTTACTGCCCTTTCACCGTTTCACACATTGCTTGTGTATTTCTAAAGTTTCGAAGTTAAATTTTTCGACGTTCTGTCATGTGGAAACTACAAGTTAGTAcccaaaaaatttgatttaacaTTTACACCTTCGCCATTCATTAGCATTATCTGCTCTTGGGGAGATAAGGACGTGCCCAAGTATTAAATCGATGTGTTACGAACTGAGACTAATTTCTATATAcagatataatatataatttatatatacggACCGACAGATGAATTGACCGAGATAACTAAATAGCCTCAGCTCGTtattctgataatttatataaatactttataCAGCTTGAATACATCTATACAAgtagatattttatttaaatttaatccCTCTTTTTGCAACCCTACAAAATTACCGATTGTAACCCTATAACAATAGTACCGTTTTTTGAGGAGTCCCTTTTCGAATTTGAATCTTTGGTGTTTTGCAATTTGCATTTTACTGTGAATTTTATCGCATCTCGTTTATTTTAACACGTAGTAAAGAACAAAGCGAACATCGTTgttgaattattttataaattaaattttaataaacaaatcatTTTATGCAACAATTGTAGTGCAAGTTTGTGATTGTGTTTTTTGCCGCTTAGCGCTTTCGTTGGAGAGAATTTTaatgtattaaagttaatatttacTACTgctgctataaaaaatattaaaaaggtttgtaaaaattgtttatcgtacaataaaaaagttgtagattaactttttatttattatttgtcaaAGTGCTCAGTTATTGTTAATCCATTAACTGTaccaataaatatgtataagaataACTGTTAAAAGTCCTTGAAATGTGTTGTGTGTATATGAGAAGATTTGTGTATGGAATAATTGCGAAGAACTGTACAGTTGCGTGCATTGAACTTTTAACTTAATACATTTTGAATATCGTTAGATAAATGGATACTATTTATTATGATAAGTAACATATTTTAAccacaaatatttgttaatatcACAACAGTAATGACCAATTGTTATACGATTTTTTCTAATTCGATTTGAGGTTAGGTACAAATGACCAATAACTGCAGTTTTCGTTAACAATCACacaatttatgttattttggattaatttttattgttatttacttttttttcttgcTGTACAAGTTATAACTATGCAACGACAATTCACATCTGGCAGCCGCCAAGCGCCTGACCCATTTGACCAATTTTTGGAGGAGAACAATTTTTATCGCAAGCACACAGCACGCGATGCTTCATGCCTGTTTCGTGTAATTTCGGAGCAAATGTATGACACGCAGCTGCATCATTTGGCCATACGCAAAAAATGCGTACGCTATATGCGCAAGCATCGTGACTATTTTGCGCCGGTATGATACCTAAAAAAATACTTGTGttctaattttaaaaaacataaaaatgtattttattcatAGCTCGTTGAACGAGATTTGGATGAGTATCTAGATGATATGTCGAAACCTAAAACGTACGGGACCCTGATCGAACTGCAGGCGGTTGGATATATGTTCCAGTAAGTACGACCGAAGTTAAgataactatgtatatacatatgtatgtatgtatattttttatctataccttgtgcaaattattatttttgatatagGGAATTCTTTTGGTCTATAcataacaaattaataatttaatgggTTTTGTTGGCGGCACAACGttgatattttctttacaaattaaggttttaagttaatattttatttttcagacgAAATGTATTGCTGTTTGAACCCTTTAACTTGGGCAATTTTTATAGTTCTCGCTCTTACTTCAATGATGTATTTCGAGTATTCTACACTCCCGAAAGACATTTCGATTCTGTTTTTACTTGTGACTATATAAAAGATGCAGCTATTTGCCAgggtaaaaacaaatttttaaatacttcactttaacattaaaattatttgaataccAATTATAGCCATATGCTACGAAATCCTCTACAAAGATTTATATAAGTTGCCGGATGTTGCATTTGCCGTTGAGCACATGTTACATTCGCCGACTTTGGATGCTATGGAGTACACTTCCGAAAGCAATGACGACGGCTACTGCACTCGTATAGTACTAACGGATGGGCGTAGTTTCCACTTTGATTTGCCAGATGAAACTAATTGCATATTAGAAAATTATGAACTTTGCCATTTCCATCATACGAATTTTCCACGTTTATCGGATGATTTGCATCGCGAAATGAAAATACACACAAATTGCGATGATTTTGAAAAGTCCGCATTGTGTAAGACTGCGGAATCATTGCTTCcgcataaatatatatcttgTGTGCGCCAATTGTTGCAAGAAGGTAGATAAGagatcttttatttattgtataagTGATTATAAGTTTTTCATTACTCTTCGATTTAGGTATAACACCGTTTCCGTATAAAGTTGCCAAAGCGTTGGATCCAAACATGTATCGGAATATCGAATTCGATGCTTGGAATGAGCAACGAAAAGagcaaaaacttcaaaactgGTACAATGGCGATACAAATTTTAAGGTATTTATTTAGTCAATAAGTGCGCATGCATGTCGTTTGCTTGTCAATTAAAATGAATGAACTAACAGTTTGTTCCTTCTATGTGCCTAACATACAATAAAATCCGGTCAACGGTTTGTGCTTGTCATTCTTATACGTCCTCTTCCAAATTGCTGTGTCCTGTCTATCCAATTCCAATTTAATGTTTGTTCATGTGTAACTGTTTAAACTGAAGTTGATACGCTGCCAGCAAACACGAGTTCATAAAATCTTCCAGGTGGGAGCCAAATGTCATGTGAAGCTATGCAAATCCGAAAATGATGTATACACTTGTCATATACAAGAGATTGCAGTTGACAAAGGCTACTGCATTGTTTTTATCGAACAATTAGGCGAAAAGCGTTTGGTAagatgtaaaataatttaaaaattaaacaataaacaTAAAACTTTGTAATGAAAATGTCCGAACTTTTGGTTCAATCATTAAATAATATGCATGCTTTAAGAAATTTccataccaaaaatattaatatataatttactaCCACAGGTACCGTACGAGTCACTAACTCCGCTACCACCGGATCAATTTAAGCCATGGTCGCTACCGTATCGCTTTCAGCGTCATATGCAAAAGTATAGTTCTGTACGCCTGACACGTCACTACAATTACCGTTTCAAGCTGAACGGGCAATTTGCATCTGCGCATGAATACTGTGCAGCCCCCTTGTCGCCCAATAGTAAGTCAGCCGACTATGTGCCTGGTATAATGGATAGTGATGCCAGTGAGAAAGACGAAAAGCAGCATTATGTTTCAGCTGCTTCACATCATCGTAACGGTTgctattataaattaaaacaatatacacattttgaaaatttccgtGCACATACTGTTGAATATTGCGCAATGCCACTAACTGTTGAGCATGCGCCACGTGAGCAAGAATTGAAAAGTGGCAATGCTAATGCAACGCCATCGCATGAGAATCAAACCAATGTGGTAGCGCGCACCGTTGTACCAGAAACACGTATAAAAACGGAAACAAAcgtgcaacaacagcagcagcaacaacaacaatgcatgcGAGCACCTGAAGAGTTGGTGGGTACTTTCAATCCAATAGAACAATCGGCTGGCATAGGCGCACCTGCATTTATTTTGCctgattttcattatttatatcCTGTACCTCAGTACGCGGCTGGTATGCCTGAGGAATACTATACATATGGTTATGATCCCGCAATGCATCCACCACCCGCTACAGCGCTAATGCCAACCGGTTATTATATGTATCCACCACCAGGTGCTCCACCAGCAACTTTTGCACCGGCTCCtaataatttttacatgccaaCTGCTGCACCATTGCCACCACCACTCATTACAGCGGCTACTGCACCGCATCCACCATCAGCGGTTGCACCTAATATTGCTGCGCCATTTTATCAAACTAATACGCATTTCGGTAGCATGACACCAGCTGGTGCCGTCGAGACGCCTTCAATGCAAAATGCTGCAACGCAAGCGTATGAAACGCCGATCACTCATAATCGAAGCAGTGGACAAACTCCAAATATGAACACACCAGTAACTGGTCGCATTAATTGGGATGCTAAGAAATCGGTAGAGGTGAGTGGCGTAGATTTGCCAACTGATGTTGCCACTCTGCGGCACTTTTACAACCTGGGTTTGGAGTATCATTTGATGCACATGAAGCAACGTTGCAATGAAGGTAGGTTATGCAACTATGCATATATTACTTCTGTAAAATATTACTTGTATAATTTCAGACAACGCAGCGAAAGCGACGGGACCTCAAGGTGTCACAAAAGTGAATGGCGGCAATCAAAATGAAGACGTTACGCTAGAGGTTTGTAAGTCCGtattataaattcataaaaacaaggaaaaatgtTAACATGACTTGCACCGAAGCCATAATGTCCcatgttttccatataagatacttttgatcgttcagtttctatagctggtatatgttatagtggtacgGTATCGGCgcttctcaaaaactgagggactagttcacgtatatacacacagacggacggacatggacaaatcgatatcaaatttgatatatatacatatgtacatatagtcaTGGACAGAGAAATAGCACACTTTTAGCTTG
The DNA window shown above is from Bactrocera tryoni isolate S06 chromosome 4, CSIRO_BtryS06_freeze2, whole genome shotgun sequence and carries:
- the LOC120775340 gene encoding uncharacterized protein LOC120775340 isoform X2, yielding MQRQFTSGSRQAPDPFDQFLEENNFYRKHTARDASCLFRVISEQMYDTQLHHLAIRKKCVRYMRKHRDYFAPLVERDLDEYLDDMSKPKTYGTLIELQAVGYMFQRNVLLFEPFNLGNFYSSRSYFNDVFRVFYTPERHFDSVFTCDYIKDAAICQAICYEILYKDLYKLPDVAFAVEHMLHSPTLDAMEYTSESNDDGYCTRIVLTDGRSFHFDLPDETNCILENYELCHFHHTNFPRLSDDLHREMKIHTNCDDFEKSALCKTAESLLPHKYISCVRQLLQEGITPFPYKVAKALDPNMYRNIEFDAWNEQRKEQKLQNWYNGDTNFKVGAKCHVKLCKSENDVYTCHIQEIAVDKGYCIVFIEQLGEKRLVPYESLTPLPPDQFKPWSLPYRFQRHMQKYSSVRLTRHYNYRFKLNGQFASAHEYCAAPLSPNSKSADYVPGIMDSDASEKDEKQHYVSAASHHRNGCYYKLKQYTHFENFRAHTVEYCAMPLTVEHAPREQELKSGNANATPSHENQTNVVARTVVPETRIKTETNVQQQQQQQQQCMRAPEELVGTFNPIEQSAGIGAPAFILPDFHYLYPVPQYAAGMPEEYYTYGYDPAMHPPPATALMPTGYYMYPPPGAPPATFAPAPNNFYMPTAAPLPPPLITAATAPHPPSAVAPNIAAPFYQTNTHFGSMTPAGAVETPSMQNAATQAYETPITHNRSSGQTPNMNTPVTGRINWDAKKSVEVSGVDLPTDVATLRHFYNLGLEYHLMHMKQRCNEDNAAKATGPQGVTKVNGGNQNEDVTLEPKLDSNNNSMQNQNLTTPQTNNINGGNNTSGITHTTHNQNSNNHVTGGGANSGSGKSGGGHMHRRFPSRYYNSNKERPLFLRNQNNANSNVHSSNNHNQSDYNNSNGNVGNKYASSLKSNGGGHYNSNRSNTPNSTNSHTSGHNAKAANLNTPGMGSGVASLAVSVAEHGMPSPQGNFDNANGVGKMITHPQMPVYQTPNGNTLIAAPYNPYNEFNGDPSMSIAPPNTATGGGIILHMPMPAPAHTFGIYAPPQPGPPPGASMGMHPTPTSTAVTYGVAPNGGPPQQFMPSPSDAVPIQAPSNGYYPTPAELTTVEPNGTMHAGGDGLQFQCIPYPGTAPPPPMPFYYTAGSAVAPAGGMPMNGIATVPQPQSSTGSVNGGGCGNTAGVAGGPSGPQGYWCQPPNALLPLPTSTPQMNGSSACVSTSSNNSTPNMTTNTTNSRPRDSK